A stretch of the Chthoniobacterales bacterium genome encodes the following:
- the pstC gene encoding phosphate ABC transporter permease subunit PstC encodes MDPAPDISATAPLETGTSRSLASFKRAPDLFRVLCIITSVATVATLAWMIFEITRQSMPAIEKFGFGFLSGAKWQPNREIFGVLPFLIGTTVSSVIAILLALPLGLAVAIFLSEDFLPPPARQFIRFTVEMLAAIPSVVYGLWGIFVVIPLVQTFGQWAVVAFKGVPVLGTIFAPPAYGNSMLTASLVLALMILPTITAISRSALVAVPATLREGSYALGATRWETILGVLLPTAAPGIVAATILALGRAMGETMAVAMLIGNSSRLTASLLAPGGTLAGLLANQFGEASGLQISSLMFAALILMLLTLLVNILGELVLRHTQRQTAGIR; translated from the coding sequence ATGGATCCCGCACCCGACATCTCTGCCACTGCGCCCCTGGAAACCGGGACGTCCCGCTCCCTGGCGTCCTTCAAGCGCGCCCCGGATCTCTTCCGCGTCCTCTGCATCATCACCTCCGTCGCGACCGTCGCGACCCTCGCCTGGATGATTTTCGAGATCACCCGGCAATCCATGCCCGCCATCGAGAAATTCGGCTTCGGCTTTCTCAGCGGCGCCAAATGGCAGCCCAATCGCGAAATCTTCGGCGTCCTCCCCTTCCTGATCGGGACCACCGTCAGTTCCGTCATCGCGATCCTTCTCGCCCTCCCCCTCGGCCTCGCCGTGGCCATTTTTCTCAGCGAAGACTTTCTCCCCCCGCCCGCGCGGCAGTTCATCCGCTTCACCGTCGAGATGCTCGCCGCCATCCCGTCCGTCGTTTACGGCCTCTGGGGCATCTTCGTCGTCATCCCGCTCGTCCAGACCTTCGGGCAATGGGCGGTCGTCGCGTTCAAGGGCGTGCCGGTCCTCGGCACGATCTTCGCCCCGCCCGCATACGGCAACAGCATGCTCACCGCCAGCCTCGTGCTCGCCCTCATGATCCTGCCGACCATCACCGCCATTTCCCGCAGCGCGCTCGTCGCCGTGCCCGCCACCCTTCGCGAAGGCAGCTACGCCCTCGGCGCCACCCGCTGGGAAACGATCCTCGGCGTCCTCCTGCCCACCGCGGCGCCCGGCATCGTTGCCGCCACCATTCTCGCTCTCGGCCGCGCCATGGGTGAGACGATGGCCGTCGCCATGCTCATCGGCAACAGCTCGCGCCTCACCGCCTCCCTGCTCGCCCCCGGTGGCACCCTCGCCGGCCTCCTCGCCAACCAGTTCGGCGAAGCCTCCGGCCTCCAGATCTCTTCCCTCATGTTCGCCGCTCTCATCCTCATGCTGCTCACGCTTCTCGTGAATATCCTCGGCGAGCTCGTCCTTCGTCACACCCAGCGGCAGACCGCCGGCATCCGTTGA
- the pstA gene encoding phosphate ABC transporter permease PstA, with protein sequence MSLMPTAAPEDFFARAHAGSSRRAIGNRLLNVACVGLALVTFVPLASIIFLLVKKGLPLLSFDVFRLLPPAAGMTGGGFGNAVVGTLLMVGIALLLAAPLGVLSAIFATEYAPTSRLAHAVRFVAKLLTGIPSIICGVFAYAVIVLTTGGFSAWAGGFALAILILPTIILTSEQALLGVPKAYREASYGLGATNFQTIWRIVLPDAVPAIMTGIMLAVARAAGETAPLIFTALFSQYWIHSAMEPTASLSVLIYNFSTLPYPHQVNMAWTASLVLVIFVTIANVTAQVAFRKK encoded by the coding sequence ATGAGCCTAATGCCCACCGCCGCCCCCGAGGACTTCTTTGCCCGCGCCCACGCCGGCTCCTCCCGCCGCGCCATCGGCAACCGCCTGCTGAACGTCGCCTGCGTCGGCCTCGCGCTCGTCACGTTTGTCCCGCTGGCGTCCATCATTTTCCTTCTCGTCAAGAAAGGCCTGCCGCTTCTCAGTTTCGACGTCTTCCGGCTGCTCCCGCCCGCCGCGGGAATGACCGGTGGCGGCTTCGGCAATGCCGTCGTCGGCACGCTCCTCATGGTCGGTATCGCCCTCCTGCTCGCCGCTCCGCTCGGCGTGCTCTCCGCGATCTTCGCCACGGAATACGCTCCCACCTCCCGCCTCGCCCACGCCGTGCGCTTCGTCGCGAAGCTGCTTACCGGCATTCCGTCCATCATCTGCGGTGTCTTCGCCTACGCCGTCATCGTGCTGACGACCGGCGGCTTCTCCGCCTGGGCCGGCGGCTTCGCCCTCGCGATTCTCATCCTGCCGACGATCATCCTTACCTCCGAACAAGCCCTTCTCGGCGTGCCGAAGGCCTACCGCGAGGCCTCCTACGGCCTCGGCGCCACGAATTTCCAGACGATCTGGCGCATCGTCCTGCCCGATGCCGTGCCCGCCATCATGACCGGCATCATGCTCGCCGTCGCCCGTGCCGCCGGTGAGACCGCCCCGCTGATCTTCACCGCCCTTTTCAGCCAGTATTGGATCCATTCCGCCATGGAGCCCACCGCGTCCCTCTCGGTGCTCATCTACAATTTTTCGACCCTCCCCTACCCGCATCAGGTGAACATGGCGTGGACGGCCTCGCTCGTTCTCGTCATTTTTGTCACCATCGCGAACGTGACCGCCCAGGTGGCGTTTCGCAAAAAATAA
- the pstB gene encoding phosphate ABC transporter ATP-binding protein PstB: MPAMEPSTATVAHSPASAPAEPRADFLRAKSFNFFYGKKQALFDVNIAIPEREVTAFIGPSGCGKSTLLRNFNRMNDLIDGVRHEGDITINGRSIYDPKIEIIALRRSIGMVFQKSNPFPKSIYENIVYSLRIAGENNRKVLDETVERSLRGAALWEEAKDRLHDSALGLSGGQMQRLCIARAIANQPEILLMDEPCSALDPIATVKVEELIHSLKQQFTIVIVTHNMQQATRCSDNTAFFYLGKLIEFDRTQKIFSNPSQKQTEDYITGRFG; encoded by the coding sequence ATGCCCGCAATGGAGCCCAGCACCGCAACCGTCGCCCACTCGCCCGCCTCCGCACCCGCCGAGCCTCGCGCAGATTTTCTCCGAGCGAAAAGTTTCAACTTCTTCTACGGCAAGAAGCAGGCGCTGTTCGACGTGAACATCGCCATCCCCGAGCGTGAGGTCACTGCCTTCATCGGGCCCTCGGGCTGCGGCAAATCCACCTTGCTGCGCAATTTCAACCGCATGAACGATCTCATCGACGGCGTGCGGCACGAGGGCGACATCACCATCAACGGTCGCAGCATCTACGATCCCAAGATCGAGATCATCGCCCTGCGCCGCAGCATCGGCATGGTGTTCCAGAAATCGAACCCCTTTCCGAAGTCGATCTACGAAAACATCGTCTATAGCCTGCGCATCGCCGGCGAAAACAACCGCAAGGTTCTCGACGAAACCGTGGAACGCAGCCTCCGTGGCGCCGCCCTCTGGGAGGAAGCGAAGGATCGTCTCCATGATAGCGCCCTCGGTCTCTCCGGCGGCCAGATGCAGCGTCTCTGCATCGCCCGTGCCATCGCGAACCAGCCCGAGATCCTGCTGATGGACGAGCCCTGCTCCGCGCTGGACCCGATCGCTACCGTGAAGGTCGAGGAGCTCATCCACTCGCTCAAGCAGCAGTTCACCATCGTGATCGTGACCCACAACATGCAGCAGGCCACCCGGTGCTCGGACAACACCGCGTTCTTCTACCTCGGCAAGCTCATCGAGTTCGATCGCACCCAGAAGATCTTTTCGAATCCCTCGCAAAAACAAACCGAGGACTACATCACCGGCCGTTTCGGTTGA
- the phoU gene encoding phosphate signaling complex protein PhoU: MPSNGPHILNSFEAALQSLRNNVLMMASLTERNLANATKGLFERDDELSNVVIADDEEIDQLEILVDRDGVDVLMRYQPVASDLRQVVTSMKSSVNIERIADQAVNIARRARKLTAVPEIAIVHSLEPMFALATSMFADAIKAYADEDAEIGRQLKPRDKELDEMNRNFAEACTERMAEEPHLIPSYLNLIFVARFIERIGDHAANMGEDVVFSVAAEEIRHTQGAAPIA; this comes from the coding sequence ATGCCCAGCAACGGACCCCACATTCTCAACAGCTTCGAGGCCGCCCTTCAAAGCCTGCGCAACAACGTGCTCATGATGGCCAGCCTCACCGAGCGTAATCTCGCGAACGCCACGAAAGGCCTCTTCGAACGCGACGACGAGCTCAGCAACGTCGTCATCGCCGACGACGAGGAAATCGACCAGCTCGAGATTCTCGTGGATCGCGACGGCGTCGACGTGCTCATGCGCTACCAGCCCGTCGCTTCCGACCTCCGCCAGGTCGTCACCTCCATGAAGAGCAGCGTGAACATCGAGCGCATCGCCGATCAGGCCGTGAACATCGCCCGCCGCGCCCGCAAGCTCACCGCCGTGCCCGAGATCGCCATCGTTCACTCCCTCGAGCCCATGTTTGCCCTCGCCACCAGCATGTTCGCCGACGCGATCAAGGCCTATGCCGATGAGGACGCCGAAATCGGGCGCCAGCTGAAGCCTCGTGACAAGGAACTCGACGAAATGAACCGCAATTTCGCGGAAGCCTGCACCGAGCGTATGGCTGAGGAGCCCCACCTCATCCCCTCCTACCTCAATCTCATCTTCGTCGCCCGTTTCATCGAGCGCATCGGCGACCACGCCGCAAACATGGGCGAGGACGTTGTCTTCTCCGTGGCCGCCGAGGAGATTCGCCACACCCAGGGCGCCGCTCCGATCGCCTGA
- the rpsD gene encoding 30S ribosomal protein S4 — translation MARNTGPKTRISRRYNVFLGGSAKAFERKNYPPGMHGPKGSRRKVSEYALALAEKQKLRHQYGVLEKQFRRYFHIAVSRRGVTGETLLQLLETRVDNLVYRMGFAKTRQGARQLVAHGHVLVNGRKLDAASATLKPGDKITIKDAANSKRLAQRNLDQTQIATVPDWLIVDRDNLAGELTRIPTRDEINPIANEQLVVELYSR, via the coding sequence ATGGCCCGCAATACCGGTCCCAAAACCAGAATCAGCCGCCGCTACAATGTGTTCCTTGGCGGCTCCGCCAAGGCTTTCGAGCGCAAGAACTATCCCCCGGGCATGCACGGCCCGAAGGGTTCGCGCCGCAAGGTTTCCGAATACGCGCTCGCGCTCGCCGAGAAGCAGAAGCTCCGCCACCAGTATGGCGTGCTCGAAAAGCAGTTCCGTCGTTACTTCCACATTGCGGTCAGCCGCCGTGGCGTGACCGGTGAGACGCTGCTCCAGCTCCTCGAGACCCGCGTCGACAACCTCGTCTACCGCATGGGCTTCGCGAAGACCCGCCAGGGCGCCCGCCAGCTCGTCGCGCACGGTCACGTCCTCGTGAACGGCCGCAAGCTCGACGCCGCCTCGGCGACGCTCAAGCCCGGCGACAAGATCACCATCAAGGACGCCGCGAACTCGAAGCGTCTCGCGCAGCGCAATCTGGATCAGACCCAGATCGCGACCGTGCCCGATTGGCTGATCGTCGATCGCGACAATCTCGCGGGTGAGCTCACCCGCATCCCGACTCGCGACGAGATCAACCCCATTGCCAACGAGCAGCTGGTGGTCGAACTTTACTCGCGCTAG
- the rpsK gene encoding 30S ribosomal protein S11 encodes MEPIKVVKAKGSKNITQGIAHVQASFNNTIVSITDLRGGVIGWSSAGKMGFKGSRKSTAYAAQMVAQDACRQAMGHGLKEVEVRVKGPGAGRESAVRAMQAIGLEIAIIKDVTPVPHNGCRPPKQRRV; translated from the coding sequence ATCGAGCCGATCAAGGTCGTCAAGGCCAAGGGCAGCAAGAATATCACGCAGGGCATCGCCCACGTGCAGGCCAGCTTCAACAACACGATCGTCAGCATCACGGATCTCCGCGGTGGCGTGATCGGTTGGTCGAGCGCCGGCAAGATGGGCTTCAAGGGCTCCCGCAAGAGCACGGCCTACGCCGCGCAGATGGTTGCTCAGGATGCCTGCCGCCAGGCGATGGGCCACGGCCTCAAGGAAGTCGAAGTTCGCGTGAAGGGCCCTGGTGCCGGCCGCGAATCCGCCGTTCGCGCGATGCAGGCCATCGGCCTCGAAATCGCGATCATCAAGGATGTGACGCCCGTTCCGCACAACGGTTGCCGCCCGCCGAAACAGCGTCGCGTCTGA
- the rpsM gene encoding 30S ribosomal protein S13, translating into MPRLLGVDIPGDKRIEASLPYIYGIGPKTAKRVLEQANIDPNVRAKDLSPEQLNAIINAIGQSRIIIEGDLRRELQSNLKRLQAINCYRGIRHRRGLPVRGQRTSTNARTRKGPRKTVGVQRNPNAKTGKV; encoded by the coding sequence ATGCCCCGTTTACTTGGAGTTGATATTCCCGGCGACAAACGCATCGAAGCGTCGCTGCCCTACATCTACGGCATTGGCCCGAAGACCGCGAAGCGCGTGCTCGAGCAGGCCAACATCGATCCGAACGTCCGCGCGAAAGACCTTTCGCCGGAACAGCTCAACGCGATCATCAACGCGATCGGCCAGAGCCGCATCATCATCGAAGGCGACCTTCGCCGTGAACTGCAGAGCAATCTGAAGCGCCTGCAGGCCATCAATTGTTACCGTGGCATTCGTCATCGCCGCGGCCTTCCCGTGCGCGGACAGCGCACCTCCACGAATGCTCGCACCCGCAAGGGACCCCGCAAGACGGTGGGCGTGCAGCGTAATCCGAACGCCAAGACCGGCAAGGTCTAA
- the rpmJ gene encoding 50S ribosomal protein L36 encodes MKVRASVKRLCESCKIVKRENVLRVICKNPRHKQKQG; translated from the coding sequence ATGAAAGTCCGAGCATCCGTCAAACGGCTTTGCGAAAGCTGCAAGATCGTCAAGCGTGAGAACGTCTTGCGCGTGATCTGCAAGAATCCCCGTCACAAGCAAAAGCAAGGCTGA
- the infA gene encoding translation initiation factor IF-1, with amino-acid sequence MAQKDAIEVRAQVVESLPKSQFRVELENGHRIVANISGRMRLLFIRISPGDIVRVEMSPYDLTKGRITYRYKEKKP; translated from the coding sequence ATGGCGCAGAAAGACGCTATTGAAGTAAGGGCTCAGGTCGTCGAATCGTTGCCCAAGTCCCAGTTCCGAGTCGAACTGGAGAACGGTCATCGCATCGTGGCGAACATTTCCGGCAGGATGCGATTGCTCTTCATTCGTATCTCCCCAGGCGACATCGTCCGGGTCGAAATGTCCCCCTATGACCTCACGAAAGGCCGCATCACTTACCGCTACAAAGAAAAGAAACCATGA
- the map gene encoding type I methionyl aminopeptidase: protein MIPIKTPSEIEKMRAAGDLAARVLNAVADLIQPGITTGELDRHAGRLIADAGARSAFLGYRGYPGQLCISLNEEVVHGIGGPRKINYGDIVTLDCGVDLNGWIGDTAVTVPVGIVDPEVENLLRVTEETLNGCLKFAVAGRRLGDLCNYVEEQVVKNGYSVVREFVGHGVGRKLHEEPQVPNYGRKGSGPKLKAGMTLAIEPMVNMGRHDVRILEDKWTVVTRDGLPSAHFEHTILITNDQPEVLTWRRKTLLK, encoded by the coding sequence GTGATTCCGATCAAAACCCCTTCCGAGATCGAGAAGATGCGCGCGGCCGGAGATCTGGCGGCTCGCGTCCTCAATGCCGTTGCCGATCTCATCCAGCCCGGCATCACGACCGGTGAACTCGATCGTCACGCGGGAAGGCTGATTGCTGACGCGGGGGCGCGCAGTGCCTTTCTCGGCTACCGCGGCTATCCCGGCCAGCTCTGCATTTCGTTGAACGAGGAGGTCGTCCACGGCATTGGCGGTCCGCGGAAGATCAACTATGGCGATATCGTTACGCTCGATTGCGGCGTGGATCTCAATGGGTGGATCGGCGACACGGCCGTCACGGTGCCGGTGGGCATCGTCGATCCCGAGGTCGAGAATTTGCTGCGCGTGACCGAGGAGACGCTCAACGGCTGCCTGAAATTTGCCGTCGCCGGTCGCCGACTCGGTGACCTCTGCAACTACGTCGAGGAGCAGGTCGTCAAGAATGGTTACAGCGTTGTCCGCGAATTCGTCGGGCACGGCGTCGGTCGCAAATTGCACGAGGAGCCCCAGGTTCCGAATTACGGTCGCAAGGGAAGCGGGCCGAAATTGAAGGCGGGAATGACGCTCGCGATCGAGCCCATGGTGAACATGGGGCGTCACGACGTGCGCATTCTCGAAGACAAATGGACCGTCGTTACCCGTGACGGTCTGCCATCCGCCCATTTCGAACACACAATTTTGATCACAAACGATCAACCGGAAGTGTTGACATGGCGCAGAAAGACGCTATTGAAGTAA
- a CDS encoding nucleoside monophosphate kinase produces the protein MKRRIVLLGPPASGKGTQAELIAARFGIPNVSTGALLREERMRGTALGREADEWIARGRLFPDEIALTVVRNWLAKTGADAFLLDGFPRTLGQAKAFDSELVAMDVSLDAVFHLALADDEIRRRVASRITCAYCGATFSATIHHVTDGDACPSCGRPLIRRGDDIPEALAERLAQHRLHTEPVVEHYRASGCLIEIDAAMGREAIFEKLSEFIEEGVPA, from the coding sequence TTGAAGCGGCGGATCGTTCTGCTGGGGCCGCCGGCCTCCGGCAAAGGCACCCAGGCGGAATTGATCGCCGCGAGGTTCGGCATTCCGAATGTCTCGACCGGCGCGCTGCTCCGGGAAGAGCGCATGCGCGGCACGGCGCTCGGTCGCGAGGCCGATGAATGGATCGCGCGAGGCCGCCTGTTTCCCGACGAGATCGCGCTCACGGTCGTGCGCAACTGGCTCGCGAAAACGGGCGCGGATGCCTTTCTCCTCGACGGCTTTCCCCGGACCCTCGGTCAGGCAAAAGCCTTCGACTCCGAGCTCGTTGCGATGGACGTCTCGCTCGACGCCGTTTTTCATCTGGCACTTGCGGACGACGAAATCCGCCGACGGGTCGCGAGTCGCATCACCTGCGCCTATTGCGGGGCCACGTTCAGTGCGACGATTCACCATGTGACCGATGGCGATGCCTGCCCTTCGTGCGGCCGGCCGCTCATCCGCCGTGGAGATGATATTCCCGAGGCGCTCGCGGAGCGGCTGGCTCAGCATCGCCTCCACACCGAACCCGTTGTGGAACATTACCGCGCCTCCGGCTGCCTCATCGAGATCGATGCTGCCATGGGTCGTGAAGCCATTTTTGAAAAGTTGTCCGAGTTCATCGAGGAAGGCGTGCCGGCGTGA
- the secY gene encoding preprotein translocase subunit SecY, which translates to MISAFTNIFKIPELRARVLFTLAMVVIIRVGSAITTPGVNSEVLRAWFIDVAERQSHGGVAALFNLFSGGALSHAAIFSLGIMPYISASIMLQLLTAVVPKLSKLSREDGGRQKIAQYTRYTTLALCIFQGYLLALSLENPGSNPFLPNIMETINRLGMSLVTDPGIGFRLLTIATMTAGTMFLMWLGDQITERGIGNGVSLIITVGILAQLPAGLNQAWRTFVPSAANAGSQLSPVILVLMIAFLLFVIAAVIAVTQAQRKIAIQYAKRVVGRKVYGGQTQYMPLKVNYAGVMPIIFAQAILLFPSTIVQMAFPGNSTAQWIANELTTGVWHYALYAVMIFFFSYFWVSTQFQPSQIADDLKKYGGFIPGVRPGKPTADFLDFTMTRLTFAGAIFLTAIAVLPELLSRQLNVPYMTSQFFGGTGLLIIVGVVLDTMRQVETHLLQRHYDGFLRKGRIRGARDVRPRVGTGNLVAESSLVWLWVGLGALAIAGMTIVLAHK; encoded by the coding sequence ATGATTTCCGCCTTTACCAATATCTTCAAAATTCCGGAGCTGCGCGCGCGCGTGCTCTTTACGCTCGCGATGGTCGTCATCATCCGGGTGGGTTCCGCGATCACGACTCCGGGGGTGAACTCCGAGGTGCTGCGGGCCTGGTTCATTGACGTGGCCGAGCGGCAGTCGCACGGCGGCGTCGCGGCGTTGTTCAATCTCTTCAGTGGTGGCGCGCTCAGCCACGCGGCGATCTTCTCGCTGGGCATCATGCCTTACATCAGCGCGTCGATCATGTTGCAGCTCCTGACGGCGGTCGTGCCGAAGCTCAGCAAGCTCTCGCGCGAAGACGGTGGTCGCCAGAAGATCGCGCAATATACGCGCTACACCACGCTGGCTCTTTGTATTTTCCAGGGCTACCTGCTCGCGCTTTCGCTCGAGAATCCCGGCTCAAATCCGTTCCTGCCGAACATCATGGAAACGATCAATCGTCTCGGAATGAGTCTTGTGACGGATCCCGGCATCGGCTTCCGCCTGCTGACCATTGCGACGATGACTGCGGGAACGATGTTCCTGATGTGGCTCGGCGATCAGATCACCGAGCGCGGCATTGGCAACGGTGTCTCGCTGATCATCACGGTCGGCATTCTGGCGCAGCTACCTGCGGGCCTGAACCAGGCCTGGCGCACATTTGTTCCGAGCGCGGCCAACGCTGGCTCCCAGCTCAGCCCGGTCATCCTCGTGCTGATGATCGCGTTCCTTCTTTTCGTGATTGCGGCTGTCATTGCGGTGACGCAGGCCCAGCGCAAGATCGCGATCCAGTATGCGAAACGCGTCGTCGGCCGGAAAGTTTACGGCGGACAGACGCAATACATGCCGCTCAAGGTCAATTACGCGGGTGTGATGCCGATCATCTTCGCCCAGGCGATTCTTCTCTTCCCGTCCACCATCGTGCAGATGGCTTTCCCGGGAAATTCCACGGCCCAGTGGATTGCCAATGAGCTTACGACCGGCGTGTGGCACTACGCGCTGTATGCCGTGATGATTTTCTTCTTCAGCTATTTCTGGGTGTCGACCCAGTTCCAGCCGTCGCAGATCGCGGACGATCTCAAAAAATACGGCGGATTCATTCCTGGTGTTCGTCCGGGCAAGCCCACCGCCGACTTTCTCGATTTCACGATGACGCGCCTTACCTTCGCGGGCGCGATCTTCCTCACCGCGATCGCGGTGTTGCCGGAGCTGCTGAGCCGTCAGCTGAACGTCCCCTACATGACGTCGCAGTTCTTCGGCGGCACGGGTCTGCTCATCATCGTCGGCGTTGTGCTCGACACGATGCGCCAGGTCGAAACGCACCTGCTGCAGCGCCATTACGACGGCTTCCTTCGCAAGGGCCGCATCCGCGGAGCGCGCGACGTCCGTCCTCGCGTCGGAACCGGTAACCTCGTCGCCGAGTCGTCGCTCGTGTGGCTCTGGGTGGGCCTTGGTGCCCTTGCCATTGCGGGAATGACGATCGTGCTTGCGCACAAGTAG
- the rplO gene encoding 50S ribosomal protein L15 → MRLHTLSPNPGSKHRRKRLGFGESSGKGKTSGKGHKGQKARAGKGIRPGFEGGQMPLIRRLPKRGFNNKDFKTVFGIVNLDDLERVFAEGTSVNEAALRESGLIRGNIDGVKVLGRGEISKKLTLEVDHITDTAREKIEKIGGTIAIREKKKAA, encoded by the coding sequence ATGAGACTCCATACTCTTTCTCCTAATCCTGGTTCGAAGCACCGCCGCAAGCGTCTCGGCTTCGGCGAAAGCTCCGGCAAGGGCAAGACCTCCGGCAAGGGCCACAAAGGTCAGAAGGCCCGCGCGGGCAAGGGCATCCGCCCTGGCTTCGAAGGCGGCCAGATGCCGCTCATTCGTCGCCTGCCGAAGCGCGGCTTCAACAACAAGGACTTCAAGACCGTCTTCGGCATCGTCAATCTCGATGATCTCGAGCGCGTGTTCGCCGAAGGCACTTCGGTCAACGAAGCGGCCCTCCGCGAGAGCGGCCTGATCCGCGGCAACATCGACGGCGTCAAGGTCCTCGGTCGTGGCGAGATCAGCAAGAAGCTCACGCTCGAAGTCGATCACATCACGGACACCGCCCGCGAAAAGATCGAAAAGATTGGTGGCACCATTGCCATCCGTGAGAAGAAGAAGGCGGCCTAA
- the rpsE gene encoding 30S ribosomal protein S5, with amino-acid sequence MAAPNNNNRRGGNDRRSRGPAAEEPKSDTVEKVVFINRCAKVVKGGRRFSFSALIVSGDKKGKVGYGFGKANEVSEAIRKASEAAKKKMVTIAVREATIPHEVTGEFGGGRVLLRPASPGTGVIAGGGVRAVIEAVGIRDVLGKSLGSSNHANVVKATIKALSDLRNRDAIMKIRGKQIRPAAVAPAAEPVATA; translated from the coding sequence ATGGCTGCTCCCAACAACAACAATCGTCGGGGCGGAAATGACCGCCGCAGCCGTGGCCCTGCCGCGGAAGAGCCGAAGTCGGACACCGTCGAGAAGGTCGTTTTCATCAACCGTTGCGCGAAAGTCGTGAAGGGCGGTCGCCGCTTCAGTTTCAGCGCTCTCATCGTCTCCGGCGATAAGAAGGGCAAGGTCGGTTACGGCTTTGGCAAGGCGAACGAAGTTTCCGAAGCGATTCGCAAGGCCTCCGAGGCCGCGAAGAAGAAGATGGTCACCATCGCCGTGCGCGAGGCCACCATCCCGCATGAAGTCACCGGTGAATTCGGTGGCGGTCGTGTGCTCCTGCGTCCGGCCTCGCCCGGAACGGGTGTGATCGCGGGCGGCGGCGTCCGTGCCGTCATCGAAGCGGTCGGTATCCGCGACGTGCTCGGCAAGTCGCTCGGATCCAGCAACCACGCGAACGTCGTCAAGGCCACGATCAAGGCCCTCAGCGACCTGCGCAATCGTGACGCGATCATGAAGATTCGCGGCAAGCAAATCCGCCCGGCGGCCGTCGCGCCTGCCGCGGAGCCTGTCGCCACCGCCTAA
- the rplR gene encoding 50S ribosomal protein L18: MANTKLRKMRHARVRKKVSGSTERPRLAVHFSGRNITAQVIDDEAGVTLVSANTTEKELKAGKANVATAIEIGKLVAERGAAKNIRKVVFDRGGNAYHGKVKALADAAREAGLEF, encoded by the coding sequence ATGGCAAACACCAAACTGCGCAAAATGCGGCACGCCCGCGTGCGCAAAAAAGTTTCCGGTTCCACGGAGCGCCCGCGCCTTGCGGTGCATTTCTCCGGCCGCAACATCACGGCCCAGGTCATCGATGACGAGGCTGGCGTTACTCTCGTTTCGGCCAACACGACCGAAAAGGAACTCAAGGCCGGCAAGGCGAACGTCGCCACCGCCATTGAGATCGGCAAGCTCGTCGCGGAACGCGGCGCGGCAAAGAACATCCGCAAGGTCGTTTTCGACCGGGGCGGCAACGCTTACCACGGCAAGGTGAAAGCCCTTGCTGACGCGGCTCGTGAAGCGGGCCTTGAATTCTAA
- the rplF gene encoding 50S ribosomal protein L6, translated as MSRIGKKEIALPEKVKVNVAADGAVVVEGPKGKLEWTLPKGVAAKVEEKSLAITVETETRTSRAMHGLSRALVANMVTGVSTGFKRDLEIQGVGFKAAVQGSNLNLNIGKSHAVLFPIPAEVKVTVTDNTKISVEGIDKQIVGQAAANIRAYYPPEPYKGKGIRYAGEQVRRKEGKTVQ; from the coding sequence ATGTCTCGTATTGGTAAAAAAGAAATCGCCCTTCCCGAAAAGGTGAAGGTGAACGTTGCGGCCGACGGAGCCGTCGTCGTCGAGGGCCCCAAGGGCAAGCTCGAGTGGACGCTTCCGAAAGGTGTCGCCGCGAAGGTCGAGGAAAAGAGCCTCGCCATCACGGTCGAGACGGAGACCCGCACCTCGCGCGCCATGCACGGCCTCAGCCGTGCTCTCGTGGCCAACATGGTCACCGGCGTGTCCACGGGCTTTAAGCGCGACCTCGAGATTCAGGGCGTCGGTTTCAAGGCCGCCGTCCAGGGTTCGAACCTGAACCTGAACATCGGCAAGTCGCACGCCGTGCTTTTCCCGATCCCCGCGGAAGTCAAGGTGACTGTCACCGACAACACGAAGATCAGCGTGGAAGGCATCGACAAACAAATCGTCGGCCAGGCCGCCGCGAACATCCGCGCCTATTATCCGCCGGAACCCTACAAGGGCAAGGGCATCCGTTACGCCGGCGAGCAGGTTCGCCGCAAGGAAGGCAAAACCGTCCAGTAA